A segment of the Catenulispora sp. EB89 genome:
GACCGGCGGGCCCTACGGCGGCGCCGAACCCGACAACCAGGCCTCCAGCGTGGTGCCCGAAGCGGAACTGCGCGGCAGCCCCAAGCTCGCCGACACCTTCGTCCTCGGCCACCTGCGGCAGTACGAGGACGTCGTCGACGCCATCGAGACCGGCCGCCCGCCGACGGTCACGTTCCAGGACGGCCTGATGGCGCTGGCCATCGTGCGCGCCGTCTACGTGTCCTCGACCCTGGACCGGCCGGTCTCGATCGAGGCGCTGCTGGCCGGCGACCACGACGACGTCGATGTGACAGTGTCCTGATCTCCCGAAACCGGCGGCGACAGCGATGTCACCGCCCGATCAGCGCCCGGTCTGCGCCCGATCAGCGCTTGATCACCGCGTCGATCCGCGCCAGCTCATCGGCGTCGAAGTCCAGGTTCCGCACTGCGGCGACGTTGTCCTCCAACTGCTCGGGGCTGCTGGCGCCGATGAGCGCGGAGGTGACCCGGCCTCCGCGCAACACCCACGCGAGCGCAAGCTGAGCCAGGCTCTGCCCGCGCGACTTCGCGATGTCGTTCAGATCGCGCAGCTGCGTCAGCAGTTCGTCGGTGAGCCGGTCGCTGTTCAGCGAGGATCCGTCGCGCGCGGCCCGGGATCCGTCCGGGACGCCGTCGAGGTAGCGGGACGTCAGCAGGCCCTGCTCCAACGGGGAGAAGGCGATCGAGCCGACACCGAGTTCGCCGAGGGCGTCGAGCAGGCCGTGTTCCTCCGGGCCGCGGTCGAGCATCGAGTACTTCGGCTGGTGGATCAGCAGCGGGGTGCCCAGTTCGCCGAGGATGCGCGCGGCTTCCCGTGTCTGCTCGGCGGAGTAGTTGGAGACGCCGACGTACAGCGCCTTGCCCTGCTGAACGGCCGTGTGCAGGGCCCGCATCGTCTCTTCGAGCGGCGTGTCGGGGTCGAAGCGGTGCGAGTAGAAGATGTCGACGTACTCGATCCCCATCCGGCCCAAGCCCTGGTCGAGTGAGGAGATCAGGTGCTTGCGCGAGCCCCACTCACCGTACGGGCCGTCCCACATCCGGTAGCCGGCCTTGGTCGAGATCACCAGCTCGTCCCGGTGGTGCGCGAAGTCCGTCCGCAGCGCTTCGCCGAGGGCTGATTCGGCGGCGCCGCCGGGCGGGCCGTAGTTGTCGGCGAGGTCGAAGTGTGTGACGCCGAGGTCGAAGGCGCGGCGCAGGATGGCGCGCTGGACCTCAGCTGGACGGCTGGGTCCGAAGTTCTGCCAGAGGCCGAGCGAGACGGCCGGCAGGCACAGGCCGCTGTTTCCGGAGCGCCGGTAGGGCATGGAGGCGTAGCGGTCGGGGTGGGCGGTGTACATCGCGACTCCCAATGCGGTGGGTGGTTCCGGCCCCGGTTCCGCAGGGCCCGCGGCTACTTTTCCGCGAGCGGCGAGCAGAAGTCCAACAGGAGAATCTGCTGGGATTCAGCGGTTTCCCTTCTCAATCGTCTAGGCTCCCGCACCATGGAGATACGCCAGCTTCAGCACTTCGTGTCGGTCGCCGAGGAGCAGCACTTCACCCGCGCGGCGGCGCGGCTGATGGTGTCCCAGTCGGGGCTGTCGGCCTCGATCCGGGCGCTGGAGCGGGAGTTGCAGGCGCCGCTGTTCGTGCGCACGACGCGCACGGTGACGCTCACCGAGGCCGGCCGCGCGCTGCTGGTGGAGGCCGAGCGGATGCTGGCGCAGGAGCGCGCGGCGCGGGAGGCGGTGGCCGCGGTGCAGGGCGTGCTGCGCGGGACGCTGACGCTGGGCGCCGAGCAGTGCGTCGCCGGGGTGCACGTGGCCGGGCTGCTCGCGGCCTTCCGGCGGCTGCACCCGCAGGTGGAGATCCGGTTGCGGCAGTGGGGGTCGGCGGCGCTGGCCGAGCAGGTCGCGGCGGGGCGCCTGGACATGGCCTTCGCGTATCGGACGGAGGAGGATCCGGAGCGGCTGCGGTCGGTGTCGCTGACCAGCGAGCCCATGTACGTGCTCTGCCATCCGGACCACGCCCTGGCCGCCGCCGGCGCCGTGGTGACGCCGCACGAGCTCGGCGGCGAGGTGTTCGTCGACTTCCACCCGGACTGGGGACCGCGCCGCGTGACGGACGCCGCGTTCGCCGCGCTGGGCGTGCGGCGGACGGTGCCGCTGGAGGTCAACGACGTGCACAGCTTGCTCGATCTGGTGGACGAAGGGCTCGGCGTAGCGGTCGTACCGCGGCACTTCCGGCGCAAGCGGGCCAGCCTGGTCGCGTTGCCGCTGAAGGAGAACGGCGACGTCATGTACGAGACCGCCGCGCTGCTTCCGACGCCGGAGGCGACCAGTCCGGCGGCGAGGGCGTTGATGGGCCTGC
Coding sequences within it:
- the mgrA gene encoding L-glyceraldehyde 3-phosphate reductase, which encodes MYTAHPDRYASMPYRRSGNSGLCLPAVSLGLWQNFGPSRPAEVQRAILRRAFDLGVTHFDLADNYGPPGGAAESALGEALRTDFAHHRDELVISTKAGYRMWDGPYGEWGSRKHLISSLDQGLGRMGIEYVDIFYSHRFDPDTPLEETMRALHTAVQQGKALYVGVSNYSAEQTREAARILGELGTPLLIHQPKYSMLDRGPEEHGLLDALGELGVGSIAFSPLEQGLLTSRYLDGVPDGSRAARDGSSLNSDRLTDELLTQLRDLNDIAKSRGQSLAQLALAWVLRGGRVTSALIGASSPEQLEDNVAAVRNLDFDADELARIDAVIKR
- a CDS encoding LysR substrate-binding domain-containing protein; its protein translation is MEIRQLQHFVSVAEEQHFTRAAARLMVSQSGLSASIRALERELQAPLFVRTTRTVTLTEAGRALLVEAERMLAQERAAREAVAAVQGVLRGTLTLGAEQCVAGVHVAGLLAAFRRLHPQVEIRLRQWGSAALAEQVAAGRLDMAFAYRTEEDPERLRSVSLTSEPMYVLCHPDHALAAAGAVVTPHELGGEVFVDFHPDWGPRRVTDAAFAALGVRRTVPLEVNDVHSLLDLVDEGLGVAVVPRHFRRKRASLVALPLKENGDVMYETAALLPTPEATSPAARALMGLLEEELRESKS